A genomic region of Ignavibacteriota bacterium contains the following coding sequences:
- a CDS encoding ROK family protein: protein MESITIGVDVGASHDSCAACNLEERKFLPETHFENELINEGTADEILSIWSKTIADCIKKAKHFKVNGIGFAMPVPFDYVKGIPLFKSENRKYENIYGLNIPKLLRKLLYIYNNFPIRFLTMQQRLQLVRIG from the coding sequence ATGGAATCAATAACAATTGGTGTAGATGTGGGAGCGAGTCACGATAGCTGCGCAGCGTGTAACCTTGAAGAAAGAAAATTTTTGCCGGAAACACATTTTGAGAATGAATTAATTAATGAAGGGACAGCTGATGAAATATTAAGTATTTGGTCAAAAACTATAGCAGATTGCATAAAAAAAGCTAAACATTTCAAAGTTAACGGTATTGGATTTGCAATGCCAGTACCTTTTGATTATGTTAAAGGCATTCCATTATTTAAAAGCGAAAATAGGAAATATGAAAATATTTACGGACTTAACATTCCAAAACTTTTAAGAAAGTTACTTTATATATATAATAATTTCCCAATTCGTTTTTTAACGATGCAACAGCGTTTGCAATTGGTGAGGATTGGATAG